The genomic DNA CGAGAGTGATTGAAATCATGTTAGAAGAGCAGCGTAACTATATAGCGCCTGAACTTACAAAAATATTTGTAAGATGGAGACACTTTTAGTGAAGTTACTGGACAGATAAGGCGAGGGTCCCTTAAATGTAACGAATGCGTATTTAACTAATAACCTTTTAAATTTGGGGTCTTAAAAATATTACAAGTCGCTTGACGCAATACCGGATCGCAATTGTCATACAAGTTCATTCAGTCCACGTGTAAATAATTTCGCGCAGTTGGCTTGGCTAAACTTAACAATACTCGGCCACTTATTTCCATCCTGTTGGATAACCGAAAAAATATTGTGTTCACCCATCGTTCAACGGGGTTTGCCTTTAAAACGGAAAGAGCAATTACACGCACGCAAAGCGGtgtgaaatgtttttcttgtttacgaATGGAAACGACTTACTAGTATGGACACATCGAAAAACCGGCAGACTTCATGACTTAACTGTTAGGAGCAGTGTACCGTTAAGTACGTTAGCCACACAATAAACTAACCTTGCAACAGGGTGAAAAGTCTTAATGTTTATCGAGAAACGATGAAGACATCTTATGATCAGCTACCTCTCCGAATACTTGGGTCCAGACGCCTTTCATTTGTGAGAGTGTCAAGTTGTAAGGGTGTAAGGGCCCTTACAAGAGCCCTTACACTGAGAGCCCGTTCGTAATTCGTGACTCATTTGCTCTAGAATGGAAATCTTCGCAAagataacatcaagacagatgggctcctgatcaagaacatttcttacTTACCATGATTTTAGCACTGGCTTTCGTGAAAgagtgttttaaactattttgcaggttgccgtccgtgacaacagcgtgaatctggaacatttatagtgcttcaaaaatttgcggCAGTCATTATGATTGTCCATTGACAAACTGCATTGAGTACTTTAgacaataaatcgtgaaaatgttttaaaaaaccatttttatgcgtttaaaaaagttttaatcggaattattcagctttctaatcatctagtgaggttttaggacaataaagtacaagattaagaacTCAATCTCTTATCTGTCCACCTTCTTAAACGGTATCCAGTTTGCAATTGAATTTGACTGAAAATCTCAAGTTGGATTCTAGCCTGTATATCAAGCGCTTATGACTAGCGAGGCAACAACGCGGCATTCGCGCGAAACGCGAGGAGAACGAGGAAttcacgcgaagcgcgagacgagcgagaggcgcgatgcgaggggaggaaaaaaaacaaacatatttggCAACACCTTTGTTAAACCTTTGACTTAAATCTCACACGCATTTGACGACAACTTTGTCACACGTTTGACCTGAGGCTCAGACATTTTTGACGACACTTTTCACAAGCCTTTGACTTTAATCACAGACATAACTTTGCCGcgcttttgtcacacctttggcctgaatctcagacatatttgacgacgcctttgataggggtacaaatgctaatgaaatatacctttgacgcgcgtcaaaggtagggGTTAAAGGCGTGACAAAAACGGCCTTTATCGCCTGAAGACGCGCCTTTGACCGCGGGCAAATGTAAACATTTGTCGCGCGTCAAAGTTGTACAAAGGTGTGCAAAGGTGGCCTTTATCGCgcgtttgacttcacctttgacgttcggtaaatccgttttttcgtcccgtgtGTTCTGTAAATGTGTGCGCTGACGGTACAGTTTTATATCTTGCTGGTCCAACTGTacacaatttaattttttacgtTAACCAAGATCTTAAGTGTTTATCTGAATGGCTAGAAGACAATAATCTTGTTctaaatgtttcaaaaactAAGTGTGTACTATTTACATCTCAAAGGCATAAAGAGCGCGATTGCATTTTAAATCTTAATCTTCTCGGAAAGTCCATATCTTGCGAAACTACTTTTAAATACCCAGGCGTGGTGTTTGACAACTTTATGACTTGGAAGGCTCACGCGGACTATGAGTGTAAAAAGGTGGGGTCAAAAGTTAGTATCCTGGGCCGTGTTAGAAGTTTCGTCACAAAAGAGGCAGCAACACCTGTTCACAACGCTTTAATTCTTCCATTATTTGATTACTGTGACATTGCCTGGAGTAACCTTCTACAGCAAGATATAGATCGACTATAGCGCCTACAGAATAGATCTGCACGGATTATCACACGTTGCTCTCGCTCATCTGAAGCAATAGAGCAGCTGCACTGGCCGACTCTTTCCAGCAGACGCTCTTACCACAAGGCTGAACTCGTTTTTCTCTGTCTTCACTCATTAGTTCTTagttatttttcattatattttactaGATTTTCGAACATTCACAATTATTCCGCAAGGCAAAGTATGAGGCTATCCCTACCAAAcgttaaacaaaattttgggaaaaggACCTTTCTTCTTACTGGCgcaaaaatttttaacaaactCCCTTTAAACATTGTGAAGAGTGAAAGCATTCAAACGTTCTGACGCCGAGCAAGAGATTTCTTTTTACCATAACTTTGATATTTTATTCCTATTTTAGGCTTTAAATGTGATTTTGCATTATATTTTTAGTCTTTTTAATGTAGTTCTTAAATTCtagtattgtatttttattaggCTTTTTAAATGTAGTAGTTATGAAAATTCTtgatgtaaattaattttttgagaTACAGGTGCCCTATGGAGACCAGCCTTAGAGCTGAATGGGCTACCCTGTGTAAATAAAGTTCTACTTTACTTAATTACGGTAGTGGATATAATTTGTTTAAGTCGTTGTTGTATTTTGTTGCTGTTAGTAGTAGTTGAGTCTTCTGGATCAACATAATAGTTGAGTCTTCGGGATCAACATCTCGTTATCACGTcatttttcctttgcttttagAATCAACTCACTCAGCAGCGAAATCAAGGAGCAACGACTACTTTTAGAGAAATTGCATCAagcaataatatccaagaatgATATCAGCACACGTTTGACCGATGACTGATTTACTCAACAGTGCCAACTATGGATCTGCACAGTTTTAAGTTAtaaccaaagaagaaaaataggatgatgttttttttttgcctgcgAGTATTCGTTCTTTTCACTTCGTCTACAGATAAGTTACCCTGGGTTGTCAGAGACGTTTTTCTCCTTACCTAATTCTTCACGGCGAAGCCGCGATAGCGACCTATGTAGGCAGTGTAGGCGGTTTCCGTTTTCGATCAAGTTTTTTCCCCGCGGCTTCGGGCAAAGATCTCTCCGCCGGCGGCTGATACTGAAGCATGCCGCTGCATGGGAGGAAAACCTCTCACCCAGGGAACAGATAGCGGGTGTGCAGGTCTCGTGAGTTGATTCAGAATCAGTAACAACAAATTTATAGAACGCGAACAAAATCTACGCTTTGACTTTAACTGTCGAACATTGTTTTAAAGAACCGAGTTGATATGCCTGCTCACATACCCAAGTGACtttaagaattaaaaacagagaTGCGATGGACATTTTTCGCAAAAAATCGCCGCTGCACAGGTGTACAAGTACGCGTGCTGTCCTACAATTATGGATAACTGTTCTTGCGCCGAATAGTACCAAGAGATTTTGAATGACGGTATGACGACTCGCCTTGTCAATGACATTCGACTTTCTGGAAATAGAGCTGTGGTAAAATGGTGTTTACTGTTCGGTAAAATGCAAGCATTTTAATAAAACCCGAAGTTTTGGGAAACCATGCAAATCTTTCTTCTGTAAGCTTGTGCTTTggagtttttttgtgtgtcACTGAGGCCCTCTCTGCACGAATCccgatatttttgaaaacggagatttttttactccgttttcgaaaaaaaagGCGGTATCGATACGTATCGTATTTGCATAGTTTTTTCCCATCCAAATAAAGAGGCTAAAACGGTGGAAATACGATAGCATCCTTTAAAGAGCATGAGTAGTGCTAGTAATAGCGCAGCTCCGCGCGCGAGCGTAGCACCACAGCTAAAAtaatttggtaatctatccatctgagaaaatttggttatgacgtcagcgtacgaccTCCCGTCCGAACAGAcgctgggggagggggaaggaagTCAGACGTCAGCCCGtcgggggaggagtatgttatagctgaggtgaaattttgcatttcaagcaaCTTGCTCGTTTCGGCAGTAATATATCACATGTCCGGCCGGACTTTTAAagagtgaaaaaacaaaaaaaacggtCTTTCTTTCCACTAAATTTTAGTATCTACATTAACttagataaagaaaaaacagagtGAACAGAAACACAAACATTTCCACCATAAAACGTGTAAGTAGGAAGTTAAATgaagtttcacgttttagtcgtgcaaaacaacggcaaggaaatgtacaaaaaagtgtgctgcacgtgcaaagttgttttttgctaattagatctattgttgttgttttttaccgttctcgttgtTTTCACCTTGTCTTAAGTATTACTcgattttgtattttctttcagaaaacTATAAACATtaaagagagcttcgcttttagtcctggctaaatctaaatctatttagtatatactaaaacagtggatagcgtttttcgcgcgctctgattggctactcaatcagtgaatatcctgcactattcactgattcacctccagttcctccgagcgagcgacgccaaactcgcgtaagttgcgagcaaaatgccttcccggtttgctgccgtaagcaaacaaagaaatttcacaactaatcaagcaagctgtttccgaaatacacgaagaaggtgacgaagttcggattggaagttttaataggtaaaactttgactttttgacacgaatttatcgataaaaccggtgaaaaagttttttgtttacaaatgcaaattaagtttaagtcttgcgttaatttatttagttgagttgttcataaataagcttaaaactaaatttaataatctttttttatagaatgattttaaatacaaaaagaattcacaactccttttgaagaaattttcccgcaagagctaaacaaatgccttcaaaagttttaattgtcggcaagaaaaagcgacggccgcggccgcccggtcattacgcgccaaaattgtaatcgttggcaacagtatttgagttaaaaatcgtcatttttgtgctcaattatctcactgttttagtatatactaaaacaattattcacctcagtgtcggtggctagtcgtggatatttacctcactgcttcgcagttcggtaaatatccaggactagccacctccacttcggtgaataattgttatatattatgTGATGTATGACATCGAAATATTCCTAAGCATCCGTTTTCGTACGCCCACAAGTAAAAGAGAAGtcggcgttttcaaaaatctccacaTCTGCGTTTTTGGACTCCAAACGCCCATTTACGTGCGCCCCTAGGTGcgccaaaatacaaaaaacaacaacaacaacaacaacaacaactagcGTGGATGGAAGGTTCAAGCAAAGGGCAAAAAtccattttgaaaaatatatggaTGCCTGTGGATGGAGCCCTAAAACAACACGACTCAGAATTtaatattacaatttaaactattGACGCCCGGCACTTTTTACGTTTTCAAAACGTCATGTTTTAATAGCGTTGCTTTTAATCCTTAAATGCTGTACAAAATCTTTCGTTGACGAGTGATTTTCCACATACAAACAATCCATAGGATTTCGTGACTCCGTATTTGGGGTTACCATGGAAAGTGCAGGTGGTGCTGTTCTCGAAAGCACTGAAGGCTTGAGTTCTCTGGAAACGTCATTCTGACGTAGTCATTTTGCTTCGTAAAGCTATAATAACGGCTGAAATTTAGTTTGTATGCCATTTTTTTGTtaagttctttttttgaaaacggagatttttttcctcgtttacagccatttttcatctttattggCTGTCTAGTGAGTATCATTAGGAGTGACGGTAGCTAAGAGTCCACTTTCTCAAAGAAGCGAGTAAGGTGATGTAATTCGTCTGCGTTATTTGGCTTGTTGCTCGTGAATTTAACCTACCATTTTCGAAGTTGCGACCACTGAAAATCACAAAAAGCGCGAAATTTCCGTGATAGGTCGGAGTGGCTGTGGACTTAgtataaatatgaaaaaagtgGGGGAAGGAGCAAACGCTGTAAAAAATTCTGGCTATTTTCCAGCGTGCAATGTAGTTGTGAGATTGTAGCTCGGCCCAGGAACCGAATAAGAACAAGGTAACTGAAATGGTAACTGAAACtaataaaattttgacaaatgaaaattaatgatATGTGTGGAGAGATTTTGGAAAACAACCTGCCGCTTGGCGTCGGTTGCAGTTGCTGGATTGCTCGGCTAATGAGATGAAATGAAACTAGGACATATTGGCTTGGATTCGGCGTTTGATTTGTGGCTGCTTGGCGATTTCAAGCTGAGGATTTTTTTTCGCATGGGGCATTCCGAACTGGACTGTGAAGCCTTGTCCTTTCTCTTACAGTGGAAACTCGGGGttaaaggaaatcgcttaaatcgcaatggatcggaaaaataaccacacagcaaacaaaaacaagcaaagtaaatacggtaagctgtattttattgaacattctagcgagtatttatcgatttgaatcttttacctgaattcccatacaaatcctttatattcACGGCCATTTTAAATTACGCAATATGAAACTACATGTGTTAATGATTAAACTCACACACTGAGCTTGGGCAGCCTGTGCACGAGGGTGGTTGCGAGTGACCGAGCGTGTTCTGGACTGTTCCAGGTCGCCCAGGTCCTTTTGGGCTTTTGCTGACCCAGGCGGGTTTCTGCATTGGTTAGCTTTCTCAAAGTTCTCTTACTGTTGTCAACTATCAATTTAATGAGTTTCGTCAGGAGCCCAAGCTCCTGGTTTCgttgttcaaaaaaaaatttgaaaacaaaaattgctgTTTCGTGGTTTAGTAATGTCCCAAAACATACGCCTGTTTCTCGGCAtggtttcaggatataaacagatgtttttttcttacagaCACTACTTAAAAAGTAGATGAGATCCAAATTGTTAAGGCAATATTTTTTGCCTATTCTTGTATTTCTTCCATTTAGATTTGTCTGAAACTTGGCTATTTCCTCTTCGGTTAGCCGTGAACTATTTCCACATTTTTTTGAGCTCACTCGTGCAGCCACTGTAGGAGACAACACCATTGCCTGGAAACAGGGTTGCGATTTTATTACCATGATATGACTTCTATATTGCCTACATCTTTCAAATATGGTAACCGCTGGCTGGTTACAAAGAATTAGCCGCTGGACTGAAGTACTGGAGTAATCAGAAacggcaaaatattttgaatgaataataatgatattgtTATATTCCCAGACTTTTATTCAGCTATACAGGGGaatgccattggttgattcttggctAGATGGCCAGACTAAATTCAAATGTATTCTGCTCATGATAcaaataaagttatttttaaaaaaagcaattgtacCCCGCTCAGAAATTATACAACAGCACATCAtgaaagcatggtggaaagagGCATGACAAAAGGAGGGGAAAACACTGCCAGATTTTACTTTggtgaatgaaaacaacaacccACACACACATGGAGCATCAAGCTACACTCTAAGTTACCCAAGAATAGatacagcagctagtggagggaAAAGGTGCAGATAATTCATGGAAAGTAGTTTGTAAATCTTCCATTCAGTGGTTTCAAGAAATCAATTTGGGTTCTTACAAGTTTGTTTTGATCCACCCTTTAttctttgttgctgttgaagtggaATTCTTggaatataataaaataactcacgtcaggtccctcgggaaaccagttattTTGGTATTTCCTCGAGTCCTGACGTTTCCCTTGACTTCATCTCAGGAAACAACAGTATTCTCTCCGAAAGAAAAGAACTGTTCCCCTCCAGACCTAACTAGAAAGCACAACATGCAACAAACTTGTCATCAATATCATTATGTTAGGAAAACAAGCATATTTTTTCACTATTCAATGATAGCTTGTATTGCAAAAATTCCACTATTCAATTGTACATGTAAACATAAGCAGGTGAATTGGTAATCTTTGACTTATAAGAGATTAACAATTTAAAGCCCCTAACCATTATTAAGATTTACTTAAGATTTACATAAGAACAAGCAAGAAATTATCTCAAGTTAGCAGAGCCAGCAAAAAACGCAGCCATCATGCTCGCTGACCAACTGACTGCTTCTTCTTATgtaaatcttactttttcttttataaacTTAACAAACAAGTAACAGACAATGTCCTTTGTTATACATAACTTTAAGGGGCACAATATTAGTTTATCTAGATGTGCCCCTCTCCTCTCCTTccaatatacaatgtaattcaatttaagtgttgtaatttctgttttatgcgtttttttctttgttaatcTTTATCTGTTACTATATTACTTTTTTCACGTTATATTTACATAACTATGTATCAGCTAGGAATTggaggaataaataaataataataataatacaaaataaaaccaTTATTAAATGAATTTCAAGAAGTGTTGTCAACAAGACCAATACCTACAGTTTCTCACAGAGTGATCTGATAAGTTTAAAATATGTTCATGAGTCGATCCATTTAAGTTAGTAAACTCATACCCAATTAGGTGTAAATGGAGTTGAGTGGTCAAAGTTTAACATAATTCACTTGCTTGTCACTGTACGTTTCATGGCTTAGAGAAAGCATCAGCTTCGAGCCTTGAAACCTCTAGTTCTTGTTTGGCCTCCTGAGATTTTATCTCCTCTAAAGCTTTCTCAAATCGTTGTTTCAGAAACAGATTAGAGGCTTCTTCAATGCGCCTCTCCTGCTCTGTACGAGCTGCTTGAATCTGTCTCAGTTTCTCTCTTGCTGAATCTAACAAAGCTTGACAATGATTTTCACTTTCTCCAAAAGAATTGGAAGCACTTTCCTCCATTTCTACATCAACATTAACCTCATTATCATCTCCATCATCTTCCTGCTGAGTATCAGCCTCATCTTGCTCATCACTACTAGCCTCCTGGAGGATGGCAAAAAGTTCATTCCTGTCTTCATCATCGCTAACACTATCTTTCCCTGGGTCCCGGGACAGTGGTGAAGGCATAGAACTGTTCAGTATGTCAGCATCAGACACCACATTCTCATCTGCTTTTTCCTCGTCTTGTAGTACCTCAAAGCTGACATTAGAAGCACTAAGATCAGTCCTAAGCAAACGTTTTACCTCTTTTTCAATCTCTGGAGATTCCACAACCTTCTTCTTAGCTGTTTTTCGAAATCTTCGTTTCCGAACATTTTTAAGTGGGCCTGTTATCCCATGATTCCAAATAAATTTCTTAGATTCTTTCTTAGGGGATATCTCCTCTCTTGTGCTGTCATCTTCAGAGCAAACAAGCATTTGGCAGATGTCTGCAGTCTTGTAAAAGCTCCTGTTGTCCACAGTTTTATGAGACTCTATTATGCATGGTAAATCCAAAAGCTTTGCCGATAAAGCTGCTCCATCAAACCTCACTGTGGCGTGTCTATGATCGGCTTGAAATTCAATCGAGAGCCTCTCTTTAAGTGAGTCATTTTGGATTGCGTGTCGGAGTCCGGATGCATATACCTGAGGTACACGAAGAATAAATTGATTTTCCAGTTCACTTCCATCAAACTTCGATTTAGAGGACATTATTATTTGACCACAAAAGAGGCGCAGCCAATGGTTCTGCGCTATTCTGActtatttttacgtttttcttcttcaatCTGCCTTGCCTTGGCCAACACTGAGACAAGAAGCACACGAATTCCGAGTTTGTACTTTGTGTATGTTACCACAAAATATACTTCGTTCCCAGGGCCTTCTCCTCTATGCTAACCCTTCAATTGAACCCAAATCGCAGATTCTCATGTCAGTCATGTCAAGCCTATCTTTTTCTCTTCAGTGAGAGTCCATTGCCTTTTCCCATAATATCTGAAACACCCTTTTCAACTATCCATAAAAACCTAAGTCATGTCGAAGAGCGACGAACACTTAGGACGCTTGCCAAAGTCGGAACTGGCCGGGCCAAGCAAAGCATCCAAAgtaagcaaagcacctcaagtaagcaaagcaCCTTAAGTAtgcaaagcacctcaagtaagcaaagcaTCTCAAGCAAGCAAAGGATTACAAGTAAGGATGCAGGTTCATTATATGAATGACCGTGATGGCTTGACATGAGTTATTTACAGATATCGTTTTCTCTTTTCCGTCATACGAGGATTacacatattaaattctgcaaggagaatactgcaatgctgatcgtactacgtgaaaattaactctgcaagacatcaacaagacaccgaaagaactcaaaacagagcgggattgtagccatatacAGCTGTTTTgccctctttggggctcgtcagtatggcgtaacaaccagagatcgggctctgatgaaaaatatccgcgcactctgcTTTTAGCCCTGACCCAGAACTCttaacacccacagaatcaagGAAACGGAGAGAACAATTATGAATGAGTCAATTAGAAAATGGGTCATAATGCGGCAATAAAGATCCAATAACTACCAAATCTAATTGAAGATAAAATTTAAAAGCTTTGCCAATAAAGCCTCTTGGTCGAGTCAAGAAAAAAAGGTTCGAATCTCTCGGATTCGCTGCCGATAACTCGGCTTTGATAAATGCACACTGTACTTGCAATAATCACCGCTATAGTAAGTGTTTAATCCTGTTAACACTGTTGTCAGTGCTTAACACTAAATACCAT from Porites lutea chromosome 6, jaPorLute2.1, whole genome shotgun sequence includes the following:
- the LOC140941262 gene encoding transcription initiation factor TFIID subunit 7-like, producing the protein MSSKSKFDGSELENQFILRVPQVYASGLRHAIQNDSLKERLSIEFQADHRHATVRFDGAALSAKLLDLPCIIESHKTVDNRSFYKTADICQMLVCSEDDSTREEISPKKESKKFIWNHGITGPLKNVRKRRFRKTAKKKVVESPEIEKEVKRLLRTDLSASNVSFEVLQDEEKADENVVSDADILNSSMPSPLSRDPGKDSVSDDEDRNELFAILQEASSDEQDEADTQQEDDGDDNEVNVDVEMEESASNSFGESENHCQALLDSAREKLRQIQAARTEQERRIEEASNLFLKQRFEKALEEIKSQEAKQELEVSRLEADAFSKP